The stretch of DNA CTGCTGCAAATAGTCATTCAAGAAGGAACAAAATCAGAGTTCTTGTCAAGGATGGTATCGAATTCTTTGATGATGAGGACAAGCTCAGGATAGCAACTGAGTATTTTAACACCTTGTTCGGACAGGCCTCTCCTTCGGTACCGGTCGTAGATATCTCAGCGCTCTATGATCCGATCGACCTAAGCTCGCTAGAAGAGCAGTTTTCATGGGCTGAAATCGTCTCTGCAATCAAACGTTCCCCGAACAACCGTAGTCCTGGGCCGGACGGTTTCACAAATGAGTTCTACAAATGCTTCAAGGAAACTCTGAAACCTGATCTGCTGAATTTTTTCAGTGACTTTCATGCAAATAACGCCGATCTCTCAGGCGTCAATTCTGCATCCATTGTCTTGCTGCCTAAAAAAGAAATTTCAATGGAGATTAAAGACTTCCGGCCTATATCCTTGGTGCATAGCCTCCCCAAGCTAGCCACAAAATTCCTAACTACCAGGCTGCAGCTGTGGATACCTAAACTAGTGCACCCACTACAATCTGGTTTCCTTGCTGGCAGATGCATTGTTGAAAAAATTTCCCTCGCTGCAGAGCTTGTACAATATGCAAAAAGGAAGAAGATACCAATTGTACTGAAGCTAGACTTCAAGAAAGCTTTTGATAGTGTTAGCTGGGACGCACTGTTTGCTGTTTTGGCCGCCAGGGGTTTTGGACAAAGGTGGATCTTCTGGATCAAGAACCTTCTCTACACAAGTTGGCAAGGGTTACTTTGAATGGAAAACTGGGGGAGCCGACCCTCGCAAAGTGTGGTCTCCGGCAGGGGGATTCATTATCACCCTACCTGTTTATTTTAGTGGCAGATGTGCTGCAGCAGATGTGTTGTGAGGAGTTCAGGAGAGGCAATCTGCTACATCCGTTGGAGATGGATTCCTTTTTCCCGGTGCTGCAGTACGCTGACGACACCCTGATGCTGATCAAAGGGACTGTGGAGCAAGACGCAATCGTCAAGAGGATGCTTAAGCGTTTCTCTGACTTCACTGATCTGCAGATCAACTCCAATAAAAGCACCTTTgtgcccatcaacatggagcaaTCTACTGGCCAGCAAGTTTCTGAGCTGTTAGAGTGTCCGGTCTCAACCTTTCCTTGTAACTACTTGGGCTTGCCGTTGTCAACAAACAAGATCACCCATGCGATGTTGATGCCAGTCATACACCGAGTGGACAAAAGACTCTCTGGCTGGTTGGCAACCTTCTTGTCTTGGGGAGGGAGGCTTACTATGATAAACTCTGTACTTGCAGCTATACCAAATTATTATATGGCCTGTTTTCTATGGCCGAAGGAGTCCCTGGGTAAGCTTGAGCAAATTCTCAGGGGTTTTTTGTGGCAAGGAAAGAAATCTGCCCTTGGAGGGCAATGCTTGTGGCCTGGGATGTTGTTACCCTCCCCAGGGGCACTGGGGGACTCATAATCCGGGATTTACGTGCGCATAATTTGGCTATGATCTGCCGCTTCACCATGAAGGTGTTGCAAGATAGTGAAGTTCCCTGCTTTAGTTGGTTTGCACGACGATACTGTGAACGCACCATTCCAATGGTAGCAAGCAATGGAGATACACCTATGTGGAGATGCCTCAAAAACTCGATGCCTCTGGTCATCAACGCTACAAAGTGTTCGTTAGGAGACGGCTCCAGGATTTCCTTCTGGCTAGATGATTAGTCAGGCAATGGCCGGTTAAGGGACTCTTTTCCCACGCTTTTCACTTTTGCCAGGAACAAGTTATGCACTGTGGCCTCTCAGTACAGTGGGCAATGGAACATTCAATTACATCCCAACCTGTCTATGACCGCTGCACGGCAACTGGATGACCTGCTGGCGAAGCTTTGCAACATACAGCCGGATCTAACACACGGTGATAAAAGGGTTTCTTCTATTCACAAGGGCGAAGCAACCATGGCGTACTTTTATAATTTGTTAACTTTCAGAGGTATGAATTGGCCGCAGGCTGCTTTCATATGGAACAGCATCATCCCCATGTGCCACCGAGTTTTTCTCTGGCTGGCCTTGCATGGTAGGCTGAACACTCGAGATAACATGGTTAAAAAGAATTGGAAAGCTATTGCATCACATGACGGATGTGATGTTTGCCCTGCCACTGAATCAATTACTCACTTGGTGCTCAGATGCAAAGCTGCGGATGTCCTTTGGAAGAAAATTGGGGTGCTAGACCTGGCTGTGCAGGCAAACAGCCTTCTGGAGTTTGTCTCATCACCTCTGGCATCATACAGAATTGGCAAACTATGGCATGTGCTTTTTGCTGTGTGTGCGGTCACTTTATGGAGCGCTCGAAATGCCTGAGTTTTTGACAATAACAGATGGCCTGATGCTCTCTTACTAAGTGAAGCAGCCAACATGATTCACCTATGGCATCATTGGGCGAAGAACTCTGCAGACCAGCAGATCATGCTTCGGTGGATGGAGATTTTTTGATAGGCTCTCGTATTCCCCATCCTGTAGCTCCTTTTGTATCTCTTTTCCCATCCCTTTTCTTCTGTTCCTAGCTCAACATGGCTTGGCAATGGCCAGCTGCATTTTTCGTGCAGCGCTAACATTGCCTTCATGCAATTGACCTCGGTCACTCAGGTTTCATACCTGTTTTGAAATGCATAAGGCAGAAATTGTTCTGCcttttctttcaaaaaaaaagaaaactcTGTTTCCTTATAAATGGTTGATGTGAATATGTTCTCCTTTTCTTCAGTGATGTTACATAAATATTGATTTGTTTCTCCACCTCCTTTAGAGAGTCTACCATTTCTAAATCTGTCAAGTAACTCACTGAAATTGACCTCATTTTGACGTACTGCATGCTGCACAGCTCGCTCCAGCCTGCCCGGCAATCATACCAAACTCCTTGTTTTTTTCAGATATACTATACAGGAGTCTTGCTTGTCCACTTTGTTTGTAAGTAAATCAAGTTGATTGAGTAATAAATCCATATGACCCTTCATTGCTCCCAATTCAATCTGACATGCCTCTTTTTCCCTCACTACTTTACTGGAAGAGTCAACAGCTCGCTTCAGATTCTGACTTAGTGCCAGTGTGTTTTTTGTGTATGTGTTGATGTTGGTTGTGTGTATCCTATAACCATGCAAAGGCCGGTGTGGGCCCACTGGGTTTGTATCCCTGATGCTCAATTTTAAGCTAAGGAAATCCACCCTTTGTCAAAAACCAAATTGCATCCCGACAGGTGATTAAACTAAACTAAAAGAGTCCCTGCAAAAAAGAAACTAAACTGAAAGAGGACCAGTCATGTTGTCAAATCTAATATTTCTTGCCACCACAAAAGTGTGCCCATGGTCTCTCAAAACAATACGAGCCTCCAAGTATCTGGTTGTCTGAAACTGATGGATCAGCATAAGTGAAGACTCTAAAGCGTAAGCATCCTGACCATGCGAAGGCTATTTAGCTCATGTGAaataaagaaaaaggaaaaccGAGGCCAAACGAGCAGTTACAAAAATGTTCCAGAAGTAGCCATGAAATTACATATGCCAAATCTGACACTTGGCTGCTAGGTTAATCTGAATCATTTGTGCATTGCTTTCTCGACACATTCAGAGATTCAGAATACAACAAACACAAAACAAGCATTCTTTACTTGCTTCCATTTCCATACTCCATCCACATGTTATGTAACCTCTCAAGAAGTTTCAGTTGTTACAAGGAATGTAACCTAGCCTGAACCTGTGGGGGGCTCTCTCAACATCGCGAACCCTTGCCTGGTGTTCCTTCTTCAGCAGTATCATGGTTTGACAGAAGCTGATGACTCTAACTCGGCAGCTATCGCGGACTCATGCTCAGCTTGAGATGGAAATCTCTGACGATTTTCACTGAGGATTCACAGCCATCTCTTTGCCTTCGCAGCTGAATTCATCGGAGGTGGCGTTTTGGCTTTTCTGTCACTTGAACCTGTCAATGGAAGTTGAAGCTCTTTCAGTAAAAAACTTAGGATCATCACAACACAACGTCCTTTAAAACTATATACAGCACCAGGATTTATAGTAAAATTATATCTGATTGGGCATTTTCTCCTGCAGAGCTCTGTTTCCCACTTGCTGCATTCTTAAAGTTGCAGTAGGGAACAAGTAAAATTCAGTTCCAAGCATCAACTAACAGCTCACTCGGAAAATTTTAAAAACTAGGAACAATATACTGACAGGAAGGGATCTATAGGCTCAGAAAGCAATGGCAAGAATCCTTGATGATTTCTTTGATTGCATATGTATCAAAACCAATGATTACTGAAGCCATGAGGAAATAGAATGCAAGCAGCTAAAAGAGGGTTATAGTGGTTTTGGCCTGGGAAGCAAAGGATTGGTTAAGAAAGAATGGAGAATTCACATTGATGTTGTTCAGGCCATCGAACCCAGGAGAATGGCAGTGGCTTGTAATTTCTGGCGCTGGCAGCACATGCAATGATTTGGCTATTTTGTACACCTTTCATCAAACGGTACAACATTAGTAACAATTTAGTTGATTACTCCTCTGCACAAGGCAGCCTCCATCATTACATATTAAGTATATGAAGTAGGAGTAAAACAACATTTTCTTTATCCAGATACTTACTCGAATCCGACTTTCCTCCTAGAGATGATCTGCGTGACATGGTCGTCGATGGAGGTGGGAGACCTGTTAGTGACTGTCTTCTTTTTAACCTCGCGTTGGTAGTAATTGGAGATGCGCCGTCATTATTTGCATTAGTTGTGATTTTGGCAGGAGTTGCTTGGGCTGAATGTGGAGTATTCCTGCAACGTGTGTCAACGGCAGAGAAAGCTTAGTGCACATGCAGAATTACAATCTATAATCGTTTGCAAGTGCATACTAATATGCTGCTCTGAATGGACCTACCTTCTTTCAGAGCCATGAATCAACTTCCCTATGCTGCTCTGAATGGATCTTCTTAAATGTGACCCTCTCTTCGCCACGCTGCTTGTGGTTGTTTTATCCAATTTGGCATCAGAAGGTTCTTCCGTCTGACTCACTTGCACACCCATGTACCTTGATCTGCATGGTGTTCTCTGGAGAGTATCCAAACCTGACTGCTTGTATTGATTATAACCATCAGGGGGTAGTTGATAAAAGGTAACCGTATCATCTGTTGTAACTATCGTCTCACTCTCATGTCCGACTGGCTCTTCAGATAATGTTGGGGACATCTTTTATCACAATGAGGAAGAAGGATAAAAGGTCAGTCGTTACATCACCAAACATTATGAAGTTATTCAGAGCAAGATATACCTGTATTACAGATCTGTGGATCTTTGTGTGGTTGAAGACATCAATACTGCACTCCTTGTCATGAGCTGTCCCGTGATCTCTGTTGAACGTCATCGCTGAAACAGGTGATTTTGGAGGCTTTCCTGGTATGCTACCCTTTTCACTACTAGTAGTCTCTAGGCTTAACCTACGCGGCCTTGGTGGGGTACGCTGCGGGAGTTGCTTTGTTCTCTCACTCGTTACTGTATTTTCCTTCAGTTTAAGTGacgatctttcaaattctttggTTGCCAATGCCTTTTTGAGAGTTTCTACCTGAAAATATGTTGAATCTTACATACTTATCTTCTGTTTGTAAAGCAAATGAAATACATATCAAATGTAAGCATTTGGAGCAATAAAAATTCAATGTACACTAGCAACACAGAGATAAATGCAAAATTCTGTAAGGACAAAGTCTTCCATTCTTCAGTCCAATGTTTCACACAAAGATAAAGTGATGAAATAATAAATTTAAGTGTAAATGCAACATTGTAAAGGTGGTCAAATTATATTGTTGATTTAGGAAACTAGCAACAACTCTTGAATATGCAATTGGAAGCAACAGGAAAATTACCTGTTCTTTAAGCTCTCTTATATCATTGCTTTCTTTGTTTGCATGAGCAGTTCCAAGTTCAACAGTAGAAGCCCTTTGGGCAAATTTCAGTGTGCTAAGAGTTTCTACATAAGATTCCCCCTCCGGACTTATGTGGGCTAACATCAATGTCTTTGCATTTCCCCCTGTCATCGGCAATGCAAAAACAATATTATAAGATATTACAGTGGGAATATAACGTCAATGTATAACAAGGTAGGATGGAGCCAATGAAAGCACTGCTTCATTATCAGTGATTTTGCATGCACTTAAACTATGATGCTGATTATGTAGAAGATACTTAAAGAAAAGACATATAACATCAAAAGTGACCAACCACTTGGTTGATCAGTAGTATTAATATCAATAGCTAGACCAGTGAATGTGGTGAGCATGTTCCAAGATGTAGCCATATACCTAATGAACTCTGTAGCAATTGGGTAAGTTTGCTATTTCTGTAGGGAATGTGAGAATTCTTCTGAGCTAAGGCAGTGATGACATCCCCTAGGCAAGACAGTGACTTGTTAATATGCTGAGCCTCCTTCAATCTGTCCCCCGTGGCTTCTGACCTGTCAACCCTTTCACTTCCTGCAAGATCTACCAAATGCAGGCAGCTACAGCTGACATTGCCAGAAATGTCCTTCCCATTTACATGGACAGTCAAGATACTGCAAACATAAAAAATCAGTTGCAGCAAATATTGAAAGAGCACACAAAAAGGTTACTGGGGCAGATAGTGCGAACTCAAACCTGTGAGACCTACTGCTTCTATTGTTCATTGCTGTTGGACCAGAAGCACGGTGCTTTTCCCCCAGCAGCATCAAAGTCATAACATCAGAAGGGGACTGAACTGGGCACATCTTTGCATCTGGAAGGTTGAACAGACCATTGCTTGAAGACCTTATATCTAATGTGAAATTAATGTCAGGAACCAACACAGTTATGAAATTGGATTCCACTGGGACAAAAATATAACAAGAGTGGCACATCAGATATGAAAGGATATTTCGTGCTTGAAGTATCTTCGCTTAGGAGATCACGAACTTGCTCATTGTATATTTCAACCATCTGCACTCGTATATCATACTTTACATCTTCTCTAGAAGTTGATATAGTGAAGAGATCGTTCAGTGCCATGTAATTGATTCCAAGATCGTTAGACGATAACCCACCAGACGGGGCGCACTAATCACCATCATGCACAGACAAAGAACAATTACATGTGATTCAATATGGTCCAGTAAAAATAAGGAGTTACTGTAGAAAATATGATTTGTCTCTATACCATTGTATGGGTTTTGCCAGAACCTGTCTGCCCATAAGCCAATATGCACACATTATAACCATCCATGACAGATCTAATCAATGATTGCGTCTCCCTGTAAATCTCATCTGGGGATATTTGAGCATGAAGATGTAAAAATTAGATAAAGACATGGGCATACAACTTCAAGTACAGTTTAGACCAATATTTTGAGGAAAAGTTTAGACCATATTACCTTGAGTGGTTGTTGGCCCAAAAATTTGGTTGAACTGAAAGATCTTACGTGTAGTTTGTGGCTTATATGGATCACAAACCATTATCGAACCATCATTTCCAACATGTTCAATTGAAGAAATAGACTTTGAGTTCATAAGTGGTCTTATCCGGCAGAAGACTCGGATATTCCCTATAAAAAAAAACTCTTAGAAGTCATCAAAACAGTAACATCCATGACAACACTGAACTATACTGATACCTCGCACTTCTTGAAGCATGTTATACAGGTTTCTGTTTTCTTTCACAGCTTGGTTATAGCCAAGAGCAGCTTTGGATATCCCTTGAATGTTATGGCCTGTAAAGTAAGTCTCAGTGTTACACCAGACCGCTAAAGCTTGTAAATGGAGCTTACTTCGAATACCTGGAACTGTGTGCTCTGGCGAAGGTTTAAGCAACATACCTAATTCTGTGATATCATCTTGGAATTGGGTCTGCAAAGACCTGAAATCAACTTTAACCTCTTGAAACATTGTCTTGAGCTCCTGTAAAATAAGTCATGTCATTACAAAGTACAAACTGAGTGCTGAGCAAACTGTTGTTGAACCCACAAAGAGGTAAAACTTGCCATTTAAGGAACATATAAGATCATTGCAGTATCTCAAAAACACGTTTATTTTAAGAAAACCTTAAATGGATGATGCTGACTATCAAACTTCAATACACTTTAGTTAGCAGCATGAGATCTCACCAAAAGTTCAGATTCCTGTGCTTCCAAGAGACGCAGTCTATTCTCATTCTGCGAGTTTGAACACTGAAAGAAAATAATGGTATAATGCATCACAATGATGTACAAAATTTGAGCTAAGTGTCATAATTCGTCACTGAAGTGTTGCGGAAATAAATGTCTTGGGGGAATTCCTCAGAAGCTAGAGTTATTTGACCTTATCTCTACCCTATAACAACATTTTTAAACAGAGTAAGAGTGTATTCTGGTATTGTGTTCTTCAGGCTTCAGCACCGGCATTTATTACGCATCCCAGATGTGAAGTACATAGTCAAATCAGCAAAGATATATGTAGCCTTTTACCATAACTATGAGGAAAAACTG from Triticum urartu cultivar G1812 chromosome 3, Tu2.1, whole genome shotgun sequence encodes:
- the LOC125543519 gene encoding kinesin-like protein KIN-14A isoform X1 — translated: MAEARRVSFRNGRFASRKTEEAAWRRHQAAAWLESMVGPFGLTHCPSEQEFVAALRNGIVLCKAINKIQPGVVPKVVANAPCDSQPSTAFQYFENIRNFLVAVQALKLPSFEASDLEKDNLDAGSVGKIVDCVNSLKSYQERKKCSGTYGPVKYMKSPLAPRSAIHVQSENVTLGSSTPQKCLDLTEIDAEGQSSQNVGPNMEEAIGKLQRIILDCMISCKENLNQDALKKDPVTLVGTILSNQLEKEQFKPLLQLISPEGAATKNEPNQQIECSNSQNENRLRLLEAQESELLELKTMFQEVKVDFRSLQTQFQDDITELGHNIQGISKAALGYNQAVKENRNLYNMLQEVRGNIRVFCRIRPLMNSKSISSIEHVGNDGSIMVCDPYKPQTTRKIFQFNQIFGPTTTQDEIYRETQSLIRSVMDGYNVCILAYGQTGSGKTHTMCAPSGGLSSNDLGINYMALNDLFTISTSREDVKYDIRVQMVEIYNEQVRDLLSEDTSSTKLDIRSSSNGLFNLPDAKMCPVQSPSDVMTLMLLGEKHRASGPTAMNNRSSRSHSILTVHVNGKDISGNVSCSCLHLVDLAGSERVDRSEATGDRLKEAQHINKSLSCLGDVITALAQKNSHIPYRNSKLTQLLQSSLGGNAKTLMLAHISPEGESYVETLSTLKFAQRASTVELGTAHANKESNDIRELKEQVETLKKALATKEFERSSLKLKENTVTSERTKQLPQRTPPRPRRLSLETTSSEKGSIPGKPPKSPVSAMTFNRDHGTAHDKECSIDVFNHTKIHRSVIQMSPTLSEEPVGHESETIVTTDDTVTFYQLPPDGYNQYKQSGLDTLQRTPCRSRYMGVQVSQTEEPSDAKLDKTTTSSVAKRGSHLRRSIQSSIGKLIHGSERRNTPHSAQATPAKITTNANNDGASPITTNARLKRRQSLTGLPPPSTTMSRRSSLGGKSDSSVQNSQIIACAASARNYKPLPFSWVRWPEQHQCSSDRKAKTPPPMNSAAKAKRWL
- the LOC125543519 gene encoding kinesin-like protein KIN-14A isoform X2, encoding MAEARRVSFRNGRFASRKTEEAAWRRHQAAAWLESMVGPFGLTHCPSEQEFVAALRNGIVLCKAINKIQPGVVPKVVANAPCDSQPSTAFQYFENIRNFLVAVQALKLPSFEASDLEKDNLDAGSVGKIVDCVNSLKSYQERKKCSGTYGPVKYMKSPLAPRSAIHVQSENVTLGSSTPQKCLDLTEIDAEGQSSQNVGPNMEEAIGKLQRIILDCMISCKENLNQDALKKDPVTLVGTILSNQLEKEQFKPLLQLISPEGAATKNEPNQQIECSNSQNENRLRLLEAQESELLELKTMFQEVKVDFRSLQTQFQDDITELGHNIQGISKAALGYNQAVKENRNLYNMLQEVRGNIRVFCRIRPLMNSKSISSIEHVGNDGSIMVCDPYKPQTTRKIFQFNQIFGPTTTQDEIYRETQSLIRSVMDGYNVCILAYGQTGSGKTHTMCAPSGGLSSNDLGINYMALNDLFTISTSREDVKYDIRVQMVEIYNEQVRDLLSEDTSSTKLDIRSSSNGLFNLPDAKMCPVQSPSDVMTLMLLGEKHRASGPTAMNNRSSRSHSILTVHVNGKDISGNVSCSCLHLVDLAGSERVDRSEATGDRLKEAQHINKSLSCLGDVITALAQKNSHIPYRNSKLTQLLQSSLGGNAKTLMLAHISPEGESYVETLSTLKFAQRASTVELGTAHANKESNDIRELKEQVETLKKALATKEFERSSLKLKENTVTSERTKQLPQRTPPRPRRLSLETTSSEKGSIPGKPPKSPVSAMTFNRDHGTAHDKECSIDVFNHTKIHRSVIQMSPTLSEEPVGHESETIVTTDDTVTFYQLPPDGYNQYKQSGLDTLQRTPCRSRYMGVQVSQTEEPSDAKLDKTTTSSVAKRGSHLRRSIQSSIGKLIHGSERRNTPHSAQATPAKITTNANNDGASPITTNARLKRRQSLTGLPPPSTTMSRRSSLGGKSDSSSSDRKAKTPPPMNSAAKAKRWL